The genomic window TCACATGACTTACTCTATCAAAGTGTGTTCCTAGTTTTACCAATGGTGTGGATGGGAACTGTCTCATAGGACTCATAGTAAGACTACCAGCTTTCATGGTATACAGATTGGACATACACAGTAGGAGATCACATGACTTACTCTATCAAAGTGTGTTCCTAGTTTTACCAATGGTGTGGATGGGAACTGTCTCATAGGACTCATAGTAAGACTACCTGCTTTCATGGTATACAGATTGGACATACACAGTAGGAGATCACATGACTTACTCTATCAAAGTGTGTTCCTAGTTTCACCAATGGTGTTGATGGAAACTGTCTCATAGGACTCATAGTAAGACTACCTGCTTTCATGGTATACAGATTGGACATACACAGTAGAAGATCACATGACTTACTCTATCAAAGTGTGTTCCTAGTTTTACCAATGGTGTGGATGGGAACTGTCTCATAGGACTCATAGTAAGACTACCCGCTTTCATGGTATACAGATTGGACATACACAGTAGAAGATCAGATGACTTACTCTATCAAAGTGTGTTCCTAGTTTCACCAATGGTGTCGATGGGAACTGTCTCATAGGACTCATAGTAAGACTACCAGCTTTCATGGTATACAGATTGGACATACACAGTAGGAGATCACATGACTTACTCTATCAAAGTGTGTTCCTAGTTTTACCAATGGTGTTGATGGAAACTGTCTCATAGGACTCATAGTAAGACTACCTGCTTTCATGGTATACAGATTGGACATACACAGTAGGAGATCACATGACTTACTCTATCAAAGTGTGTTCCTAGTTTTACCAATGGTGTGGATGGGAACTGTCTCATAGGACTCATAGTAAGACTACCAGCTTTCATGGTATACAGATTGGACATACACAGTAGGAGATCACATGACTTACTCTATCAAAGTGTGTTCCTAGTTTTACCAATGGTGTGGATGGGAACTGTCTCATAGGACTCATAGTAAGACTACCAGCTTTCATGGTATACAGATTGGACATACACAGTAGGAGATCACATGACTTACTCTATCAAAGTGTGTTCCTAGTTTTACCAATGGTGTGGATGGGAACTGTCTCATAGGACTCATAGTAAGACTACCAGCTTTCATGGTATACAGATTGGACATACACAGTAGGAGATCAGATGACTTACTCTATCAAAGTGTGTTCCTAGTTTTACCAATGGTGTGGATGGGAACTGTCTCATAGGACTCATAGTAAGACTACCAGCTTTCATGGTATACAGATTGGACATACACAGTAGGAGATCACATGACTTACTCTATCAAAGTGTGTTCCTAGTTTTACCAATGGTGTGGATGGGAACTGTCTCATAGGACTCATAGTAAGACTACCAGCTTTCATGGTATACAGATTGGACATACACAGTAGGAGATCACATGACTTACTCTATCAAAGTGTGTTCCTAGTTTTACCAATGGTGTGGATGGGAACTGTCTCATAGGACTCATAGTAAGACTACCTGCTTTCATGGTATACAGATTGGACATACACAGTAGGAGATCACATGACTTACTCTATCAAAGTGTGTTCCTAGTTTTACCAATGGTGTGGATGGGAACTGTCTCATAGGACTCATAGTAAGACTACCAGCTTTCATGGTATACAGATTGGACATACACAGTAGGAGATCACATGACTTACTCTATCAAAGTGTGTTCCTAGTTTTACCAATGGTGTGGATGGGAACTGTCTCATAGGACTCATAGTAAGACTACCAGCTTTCATGGTATACAGATTGGACATACACAGTAGGAGATCAGATGACTTACTCTATCAAAGTGTGTTCCTAGTTTCACCAATGGTGTTGATGGGAACTGTCTCATAGGACTCATAGTAAGACTACCAGCTTTCATGGTATACAGATTGGACATACACAGTAGGAGATCAGATGACTTACTCTATCAAAGTGTGTTCCTAGTTTCACCAATGGTGTTGATGGGAACTGTCTCATAGGACTCATAGTAAGACTACCAGCTTTCATGGTATACAGATTGGACATACACAGTAGGAGATCACATGACTTACTCTATCAAAGTGTGTTCCTAGTTTCACCAATGGTGTGGATGGGAACTGTCTCATAGGACTCATAGTAAGACTACCTGCTTTCATGGTATACAGATTGGACATACACAGTAGGAGATCAGATGACTTCTTGACAGGAAGGAAACGGCTTCTGGGTACATTGATACCTGCGtgaaaaaaacatacaaatagtaTAATTGACCTCTCATAATGGTAAATTGTGCTTAGATTGACTTTTGTTCAATGCATATTCAAAATAGATTTTTGTCAAAGTCTAAATTTTTGTTGTTTACTGGTTGAAAGTAAAATAGCAAATGTGTTGTAACCAATGAATTTATCTGGAGAGGTTACTTACAATGAGGAAGCCAGTGTGCCTGCAGATTGTTTGCCATACACCCAACTAAGTACATTTTATACAGTGCAATATTTGAAGCATTCATGCTTTCTAGCACCGTAAATTTcacttttacaaaatcaaaaacaaagcCGCAGATAATCTAATTTTGGTCCTCATCTATGTCTATGACAATATAATATCGCAGATTCTAATAGCATTATGTAAGAAGCTTCTtggataaattctctttatcaaATTCTCTGTTTCTTACCAAGAGAAGCATTGAAGTTCTTCATGGCAGCACCTACAGCAGTCTCCAGTTGAATGACATTCAATCCACCTTCTGTAGTCTGAAGTATAAAGAATCAATTATGTAAAGGTATTAACAGGTAAATATATTTACACAGTGTCATTAGCTCATTTATGGGATAATATTATGCTGCTCATGCTTGTCTGTGATGACACACAGATGAAAACCGTATCTGGTGATAGATGTAGATCTATAGGTACATGTACCACCAGAAGCTAGGAAAATGACCCATCTGCCTGTGGGATATGGTTACTTTAAATAAGACATTTGACTAATAGTGtgagaggttgtgggtttgaaccctggtggtggttagTATGCTCTCCGgtggagttagcttgaaattcccctggacaaggaacttactgctaattgtctcgttgtaactcgtacaaactcggggagctgatcctggctgcaaaggtcgattgtggaatgtctagggtgtgcgcttcttagctgcaagtccctgagttgttttttatggaatgatatggggctgtagtggtcagcgacaacctgtagtgtgctgagacttgtggAGTTATACATTACATGACACTGTTGCCAACTATATGTCTGATGGAACCCTTTAAATATGTAACTGGATTTTTGGGATTTCTGCTACAAACTTCCCTAAGCCAGCATCTCTCCAACCAGTTTTCACAGGAATAAGTGGACTTCTCTACAGAACAGAGGTCACTTTACAAGCATACAAGATTGCTTACAATGGGCAcaaatcataataaaaaaaacttttttagaGAAATCCATCTTGTTACAGGTGAAATATACGTTTTGTAATAAGTTTGTGATTGGTTACCTAAGATATGTTAGATTAAACGGTTTTGTGAAATGACTTCTTCACAGATGACAACCTGCACTTACTTTATTGTTAACAATGATCTCCATATCTAGTGATTTCTCCTCTACAACTCTCTTGATGGCATCCAATTTAATCCACAGGTTATTGGTGTTGAAGAATCTGTAATGACGAAACAACAGCAATGACAGTGATGTTTGTGAGACAACAGAAAACTAAACAAAGTCCATGCCTAATCACAGCAATAAACAGGGAATAGTTGacataatttagtggtttaaacctttgatcacaacacacaaATTTTCGTACCTGGAATTTTTAGTTGACACTTCGACTTTTATCAGTAGACTGGCAACCTAATttagaggtcagcgacctttcggacacttgacccaAAAATAGGGTCGTAGACTCTATAAATACCTTGGTGTTTTAATTTCCGCTAATATGAAATGGGGTGATCATGTCAAGTATGTTACTTCAAGAGCTTCAAGACTCTTTGGTTTTATTAGGCGGCTGGTCCGTTGTAACGATCCAGATATTCTCGTCCAGATTATTTTCCACATTATGTAGACCCATCTTGGAATACGGAATACCAGGGTGGCTCCTTTACCAAATTGGTCATTTAAAATCACTTGAAAAAACTCAAAAACTTCTGGCTCGTGTTTGTGTTCCTGCTCCCCGGGGGGAGCTTAGTTACAATTTCAGATTAGAAATGCTCGGTTTATCTTCTATGCGTAACAGATATATTTACCTTGCTTTGTCctttgtttcaaaatgtttgtatgGGAGGTATGATATCAATCCCTTTAAGTTTATCTCAGTGAATCCCCGCCACAACGAGAATTAAAAATTGAGTCACACCTATGCTCGCACAGATGGTTTTAAATTcactgttttcaacagatttcctgctttttttgatcaacttcctcAAGATCTCCGTAATCAACTTCTTTTCAGTTTAAATGGGTTGTTAACAAATTCCAAAGAGCACTTCAAAAATCTCAGCTGGAATTGATTTTTTTATCGAGTGTATCTTATGTAATatgtttagtttatttattttaccCCACTCTAGTACATTGGGAGGAATCCTGTCTCCTTCGGTGTGATCTCTGTTTTGCTGTGTTGTTTTTGCAGAGtttttaggtttagccactttgaaagtgacttttgtTACTCTTGGCTATCCCTGCCAGAGGCTCTGTGTGTTGTTCTCCTGTTTTTGCACACCGAGGGAGTCTTGGATTCCTCATCATGGACTGGAGTCTTGCCTTTTAATAACTCCTTTATGAAAATAACTCATGTTAATtgctggtcaattgaaaatgttatatgcttttttaatattgtgcaatcattgtatgtgttttactctatgtttaatgttttttatctgacaaataaaatgaaatgaaatgaaatgaaatgtgttAGGAAACCTCAGACGAGGTGGGGCGACGGTGTTCCAAAAATCTTTCAGTCTCGCCGATAtaaattgggttgccagtctgctgatgagaGTCGAAGTGtagactgaaaattccaggtacgcaaatttgtgtgttgtgatcaaaggcttaaaccactaaattatgtttactaccaacacagatgaactttcattctaataTAAGGGAATAGTTGAGTCTCAGTGAATATACAATTTACTTTACTCAAAATATCTATTACTCCCACttccaaaaaaatacagcactaatttttttggattaaaaacattATCCTGTTTGCcaaacaaatgaaacatagctacatCTTTTGCTTCAACTGGcaataaagtcaaattttaatagttttacaATTTGAGAGAAATGGGTCCAAAACATGAAATTTCCAGTCACCAAAAATCCAAATACTTGGCacttaaatttaacattttatgttaatttgataattgtttcaaattttgataacttcttcctttcatgtctgttGCCAGTTTGAGGATCTACCCAGTATGGGTGAATAGTGCAAGAGGTGAATATGTAAATTTGTTGCCAATTTTGGCTGAACAATTTAATTCATGTCAAGTATTCATCTTCCTAAACATAACAGATGCTGTAACCCAATGAAGACTAAAATCAAAAGGATAAATACAGTACTAATCTGCAAGTTATGAGACCCACCTGTGCAGTACAGATCAAAGTATCATATTAAGACCTGTGTAACAACACAGTCACAACAATTTGTACATTATTTCTTTTAAGACTTACTTGAACTTAGTGACAGACTTGAACTCATCCACCTGTATCAAGAAATGAAACACAGATAATATTGTTATTGACTGTTACATTTATTTGATTGGAAACATTTGAGAAAAGTTTTACAGAGTGGCAGAAGTTTAAATGAAGCAgaaatagatttttttttgaaTACTTTCATTAGTAATTTTCATGATTGGATAGACAATTGTTAAATTCAGCACTTTTTTATCACTACACATGTCAGAAAAAAGTGTATCTCCAGAAGCTCTTTAAGCAACAGCAAAACATTGAATATTTAAATGTTGGTGAATAttactaacatttaaatgttgatgtATATCAATCATCAAGTTCCAGAATTGACAGAGAAAATGTAACAATATATGAAATTCTACTATGATCAACATAAAAATAAATGTCGGATTTTATATAGCAcatttcaaagcgctgtaatttcgctgcgtggtgaatcatcacaatcagatcgcatcagctAGTCTGGCAGCCAAACCTGGAGCAAacgcacttggattgtaacatgcacccattttctgcagctctccaaattccattgggtgaaggaagtttttgataaccaaacaactaatcactgattttgaaagcaggaggaaactggagatcctggagaaaacctgcgagagcgagaaTGGATCAAGATAAACCAAGTGCCTTAGGCATGGCCAgggtttgaacctgggacctcagtagtgcaaggcgagggaacaaccgctgcgtCAACTCGCTCTCCCAACACTGGTTATACATCCAGGCAGTTATCAAATGAAGTCCAAATATGAGACTGTATAAGTCCCTTAGGTCAGTCCAGTAATCTACTACTAATTGTTTGTAATATCCAACAATGTTTTGCCTAAACTTTGCCTATGTATTTGATCAAATTCCTCCAAATTCCAAGAAAATGTCTCCTTTCCTACTTATGTCACTTGACAAATGTTGACAAGCTATATGTAGGTGTGACTTGCAACACCTTTACAAGTTGTTTTGCTTTCAAATCTTGCTACTTACATGTTCCTTTGGTACCTGTGCCATTTCCAACAATCTCAGCTTGTTTTCATAATGAATCAACGTACCACCCTGTGAAGGAATAACAAATACTAGTTTCGTCAAAGTTCTGTGAAATTACTTGTGTTGCAATCAACCAAAATGAGCCATTGACaagcaaaatgttttaataatttttccacttattgtataataaataagcTACAATAAGCTTACAATCCCACCGAAATTGGTAGAATCGGTTTGCGATGCATGAATATCTTTATACTGCAGAAAAGATTAAATTGGAGAAGAACTTATATCTGTTTCTTATCcatattttaaaaatttattttagcAACACTCACTTTGCTTATTGTGAAATTTCACAGGTTCATTCTGGGACCTGGAGTAGCAGATATCTCATTTCCATGGAAAGGTCCAATGCTtaccaatatattttttttcataacctACATGGATGGAGCATGCCTCCTAAATTGTCTTGATAAGTTACACCTTATTGTGTGAACAGGTGTTGTAGAAAAAAATGACAAACCAAGTTGTAGTTGCAATTGTTTCAATACCtaataatatcatatttttaACAGACGTCTATTATACTGCCCTCCCATGGCAAAAGGGCATAACTTACATATTGATCTTTTTAAGATAATTGACAAATGTTGATTGCTCCCACAGACTTGTACATGTAAACCAATTTCGTAAGGGTAAAATTTATGGTTTTGGAATTAAAATTGGGGTATATTAGATATTCTGTGGGTAGATATCATGTTCATGGACCTAATTGTAATCAATTGTCAGGCATCAGGTACTCAGTTCAGTTTTCTTCTAGCTCATATGATAGTTTCTACTTAAATGTCATGTGGGCAGGAAATATGAAGGGAGACAATACTAGAAATATCAGCTTGATTCTCAAGTCCAATATCAAGCCTTTGGGCTGATGATGCAACACAGATTCACAAAATAGATTAGACTTACTTTGACATCAGCCCTTGTTTTGTCTGTAACTTCCATCACAAATTCTCTATTGCCTTCACCCAGTAGCGTACTTAAAATTTCTGATTGTTTGAATTAAGGAATATAGAGCATGATTGCTGTTGTATACATCAACATGATACATAACATTAGTACAGGTGTAAATTCATCATTAAcctatttatttccataaaatttAAAGTTAAAAGTTAAATCAATTCATGAgcagtgggtgggtgggtgtgtgtgctaGTATTCACAATATCAAAAggtgaattttaacaattgttaTCTGACCGTCcaaactacccccccccccccaaatggggACACATTTTTAGGATTATGCAAACATTGATGTTACTTCCTTTCTTTCACAAGGATGTTAAACAAATTATAACATTTAACCTATCAACCAGGAATATATGTTTTGATCACCGATATGGGACGCATTCTCAAAATCCCTGGTTGGAATGTAGGGTATCACACTTAAGTTTCCGTTTCTGCAGCAGATGGTGTGTATTTACATATTGTGTCAATTTTCAACATCtttgaatttaatatttttacatcCTTTCATTCATGTTTAACGAATATTACACATACGTAACCCCCACAACCCACCAAAACACACACCCACTCACCCCCTTTCATACACTCACACACCATATCTTGTAAATGCTGCCAAGTGTAGGGGTGCGTTTGTAACCGCATTcaaactgtggaggtgtgtgtgttttgcCACATACCaactgtggagtctgctaacaaccgtggagctccacagttggagATAACCTCAGAAATGGGGATTTTGAGCCATAGAGAGGGGTATATCACCTGCCATTTTCTGATTTGAtcaacctccacagtatggcggttgctgtcagatttgtgtaaaaaaatctcccgtgtgaatttggttgtgtgaatctccccagttggaatacacacacacccccacccccacctgaAGCAAACCACAAAGCTTAatttacagatttaaaaaaagGATACTGAGATCCACAGTAGCACCTAAGTTGTCAATATTGGACATAAACATATATTCTTTGCCCTGATTAATGAAGTTCTCCAATAAGCCTGAATTGTATAATGCTTGGTAGACGTCACCGTGGCCAGGTGGGTACCATCTGCAGTAAAGGGAAAAACATGTAAGTATTCTATTAGTATGGCTTGTTAACCAACACAATATTTTACTATGGTACTTTTATTCTAGTATAGTCAGAGACGTCAGCGTGTATTTTATTGGGTGCAGCTTTAATCGCAAGCACTCACTCAGAGCACTGGTATTCACATGTACACTGACTACACTATGTTACATTGTATAAGCCttataaaacacacatttttcTTCATGGGCTGACAAGCAGTAGAATCATAACATGCAACTCTCACCTATATTTCAGCATCGGTTTGATCAGTTTTGCAATGACACTGATTACATTATTTGAATAAATACACACAATTACTCACGATTCCAGATTATCTCCATTGGTAGACCAATCTTTGGCAATTGGTAGTAGAGATTCTTTGTTTATTCTTGGATACCTGAAAGTGAAAACCATGAAGACACAAAGAGTACATTTATTAATAATGGATTTTACAAGCAACATTAAGTACAAGCAAGACTCTGGTTAAATAAATTAAATCTTCATTTGTATCTCAAGTGGCTATTCTTTGTTGTGATCTTTACATATGTTGTGAATAGAAGAATATCTCATATACTTACTTATTAGTgcccagtgccccccccccctaataaaTACCTCCACTATTTTGTAAACCAAAAAGTGCTAAAAATTCCATGCCTTCTTGTGTACGTAAGCTTATCACAGTCTACACACAATCATTAATTGCCAAAAATGGCATcgcaaacccggaagtgaaccgtaAGCCATTGATCATAAGTTCATCTTAAGCTTACTTAACAATTTTTTCCCCAAACTATCGttgtaaaaatgacctctaatacaCATCCCCTCTTTCGAAAATGTCCCATTTAATGGAGCAAATGTATACGGTAGCATGTTATTAGTGAAAATGCAGCAAAATGTTACATTTATCACATTACCTACTTGCTGATATCAGCACCTCCTATAAACCTATCCAGGCTTTTACAGTGCACAAATTACTGATATACAACATACCtgaatacatttttttatttgtggTACTGGTATGGCATAAGAAATGACCTGGGTCATGAAAAGGACTGGGTCAATCGGATATATAAACTAGCATTCTATATACAAATCATAAATCCTTGACTCCCATCGGTAAGAATGCAGTGATAGAGGAAGAAGTAAAGGCTGACATGGGGGCTTTCTTGATATCTGAAAGAGCAGATCTGGAATACGTCAAATATACTTAGGCTGATAGGGttacaaacatttgttagaacatGTTACTGGAAACAGGGATATTATTGCATTTCATCTTATTGACTGCCATGGTCCACAAATAAGATAGCGGTGATGAACTGTGCATATAATTATCCTGTACATTCAACTCACCTGCTCTGGTTAAATGTATGGATATTGACTTGGCAAGCATTGTATTTCCTTAGAATCTTCTTGGTATCTTCATCAGTATTGAATGAATTCATGAGCACTAAAGGCACATCACTCCCGTAAGTCTTGTTTAGATGCTGTATGGAGAGAGTCAAGAGAAAATTATTAATTAGTTTTGCATCACTTGCTAGGATAAAAATCCAACCAAATGTAGCGTGACACCAGGACCAGTAACCCAAAAAAGATGCCTGTCCTGATTTATCTGTTACCTGTCTCATTTTTCTTCATTTAAAACTTGTCAAGCCATCAAATTGAAACTACCAAATTGTATTTTGGCATTCAGGATGCATATATATGTTCAGATGTTGGCAATAATAAATACACACTGTGAATCATGCTTGACTTCATGATGGTTTTAATACATAGACCGTTGTATTGTATGGAAACTTTTCTtgaatttttctttcttttttgtatttttttgttactaTAGGCAAATATCTAATTCTTGATTTAAAGCCAACATGGATATGCACAGAGTGTACTACAAGCAAGACTACACGCTTACGGTGCAAGTACATTTTTTGACAATTGGCCAATCATGGTCTTTAATCCTACAATCGTGATGCTCCATGATGAAAAGTAGCGCTGACgcaacactaaccctaacccaactgagtctcactaaaactcactattaaaaccactctgcatgcatgcattccatgtgacttgatgatgcaatcagcctaagtcatatataccaaGGGAATTGCTGCCTGGGGCAGCCAAACCTCGGTAGCTAcatgtcggtgatcgtgtgcgtggcatgcgaggggtcccgggttcgaatcccgggggtaccaagtgacttctttcttcaccttctctcctttttcgtttctgctttcccttccgatagcaaaaaaacatggGTAGGGTTAGGGCTAAGCAGatggtacatcctctcatgatcaagaattagata from Amphiura filiformis chromosome 5, Afil_fr2py, whole genome shotgun sequence includes these protein-coding regions:
- the LOC140152515 gene encoding UTP--glucose-1-phosphate uridylyltransferase-like isoform X1 produces the protein MTSPSGTQTRTGLVRRDSQIEFRALARRDAERALIHELDKLKEEAPENEKPTLSKNFEGFQDLFKRFLQETGPSVEWANIQPLPKDAIQSYSKLDEYDPDMARELLDKLVVVKLNGGLGTSMGCTGPKSIIPVRNELTFLDLTVQQIEHLNKTYGSDVPLVLMNSFNTDEDTKKILRKYNACQVNIHTFNQSRYPRINKESLLPIAKDWSTNGDNLESWYPPGHGDVYQALYNSGLLENFINQGKEYMFMSNIDNLGATVDLKILSTLLGEGNREFVMEVTDKTRADVKGGTLIHYENKLRLLEMAQVPKEHVDEFKSVTKFKFFNTNNLWIKLDAIKRVVEEKSLDMEIIVNNKTTEGGLNVIQLETAVGAAMKNFNASLGINVPRSRFLPVKKSSDLLLCMSNLYTMKAGSLTMSPMRQFPSTPLVKLGTHFDRVSHVISYCVCPICIP
- the LOC140152515 gene encoding UTP--glucose-1-phosphate uridylyltransferase-like isoform X2 gives rise to the protein MNGPAQILFGNIQQTGLVRRDSQIEFRALARRDAERALIHELDKLKEEAPENEKPTLSKNFEGFQDLFKRFLQETGPSVEWANIQPLPKDAIQSYSKLDEYDPDMARELLDKLVVVKLNGGLGTSMGCTGPKSIIPVRNELTFLDLTVQQIEHLNKTYGSDVPLVLMNSFNTDEDTKKILRKYNACQVNIHTFNQSRYPRINKESLLPIAKDWSTNGDNLESWYPPGHGDVYQALYNSGLLENFINQGKEYMFMSNIDNLGATVDLKILSTLLGEGNREFVMEVTDKTRADVKGGTLIHYENKLRLLEMAQVPKEHVDEFKSVTKFKFFNTNNLWIKLDAIKRVVEEKSLDMEIIVNNKTTEGGLNVIQLETAVGAAMKNFNASLGINVPRSRFLPVKKSSDLLLCMSNLYTMKAGSLTMSPMRQFPSTPLVKLGTHFDRVQHFLKRFASIPDLLELDHLTVSGDVTFGKGVALKGTVIIIANHGDRIDIPSGAVLENKIVSGNLRILDH